One segment of Bacteroides caecimuris DNA contains the following:
- a CDS encoding helix-turn-helix domain-containing protein, whose amino-acid sequence MMNENNEVFTMENEPLATLVQNMRKGSKWLSAFLESYRPPLDGERYLTDREVAELLRVSRRTLQEYRNNRVLPFILLGGKVLYPESGLRELLEVNYRKPLE is encoded by the coding sequence ATGATGAACGAGAACAATGAAGTGTTTACAATGGAGAACGAGCCGCTTGCCACCCTTGTGCAGAACATGCGCAAAGGCTCGAAATGGCTCTCCGCCTTTCTGGAAAGTTACCGTCCGCCGTTGGACGGGGAGCGTTACCTGACGGACAGGGAGGTGGCGGAACTGCTCCGTGTCAGCCGCCGCACCTTGCAGGAGTACCGCAACAACAGGGTGCTGCCCTTTATCCTTTTGGGTGGAAAGGTGCTTTACCCCGAATCAGGGTTGCGTGAGCTATTAGAGGTGAACTACCGCAAGCCGCTGGAATAA
- a CDS encoding MFS transporter, with the protein MAKDRLITPSYCFILAANFLLYFGFWLLIPVLPFYLSEFFQTGNSTIGIVLSCYTVAALCIRPFSGYLLDTFARKPLYLFAYFIFMMMFGGYLIAGSLTLFIIFRIIHGVSFGMVTVGGNTVVIDIMPSSRRGEGLGYYGLTNNTAMSIGPMFGLFLHDAGVTFATIFCYAFGSCILGFLCASLVKTPYKPPVKREPISLDRFILMKGLPAGFSLLLLSIPYGMTTNYVAMYARQIGLNTQTGFFFTFMAVGMAISRIFSGKLVDRGKITQVIIAGLYLVVCSFFLLSACVYLIQWNDTVCNILFFGIALLMGVGFGIMFPAFNTLFVNLAPNNQRGTATSTYLTSWDVGIGIGMLTGGYIAEISTFDKAYLFGACLTVVSALYFKLKVTPHYHKNKLR; encoded by the coding sequence ATGGCAAAGGATAGACTCATTACTCCCAGTTATTGTTTCATCTTGGCAGCCAACTTCCTGCTCTACTTCGGCTTTTGGTTGTTGATTCCTGTTTTGCCGTTCTATTTATCAGAATTCTTCCAAACTGGAAATTCTACTATTGGCATTGTACTTTCCTGCTATACGGTAGCCGCTCTTTGCATCCGTCCGTTTTCCGGTTACCTGCTCGACACGTTTGCCCGCAAACCTCTCTATCTGTTTGCTTACTTCATCTTTATGATGATGTTCGGCGGATACCTGATAGCCGGCTCCCTTACCTTATTTATTATATTCCGAATCATTCATGGCGTCTCTTTCGGAATGGTTACAGTAGGAGGAAACACGGTAGTGATAGACATTATGCCATCTTCCCGCCGTGGGGAAGGTTTAGGCTATTACGGGCTTACTAACAATACGGCTATGTCCATCGGACCGATGTTCGGACTGTTTCTGCACGATGCAGGAGTCACTTTTGCTACGATCTTCTGTTATGCATTCGGTTCCTGCATTTTAGGTTTTCTATGCGCCAGTCTGGTGAAAACGCCCTATAAACCTCCAGTGAAACGGGAACCGATTTCACTCGACCGCTTTATCTTGATGAAAGGATTGCCAGCCGGATTTAGTCTGTTGTTACTTTCCATCCCTTACGGAATGACAACCAACTATGTCGCCATGTATGCCCGCCAAATCGGACTGAACACGCAAACCGGATTCTTCTTTACCTTTATGGCTGTAGGGATGGCAATCTCCCGCATTTTTTCGGGGAAGCTGGTGGATCGTGGAAAAATAACACAAGTAATAATAGCCGGATTATACCTGGTTGTTTGCAGTTTCTTCCTGCTTTCAGCCTGTGTATATCTGATTCAATGGAATGATACTGTTTGCAACATTCTGTTTTTTGGTATCGCATTGTTGATGGGCGTCGGATTTGGAATCATGTTTCCGGCATTTAATACGTTGTTTGTCAACCTTGCCCCCAATAACCAGCGGGGAACAGCCACTTCCACTTATCTTACCTCTTGGGATGTAGGAATCGGCATCGGTATGCTGACGGGCGGATATATTGCAGAAATAAGTACATTTGACAAGGCCTATCTTTTCGGAGCCTGCCTGACGGTAGTTTCCGCCCTCTATTTCAAACTTAAAGTGACGCCTCATTACCATAAAAACAAGTTACGATGA
- a CDS encoding DUF2971 domain-containing protein — MLRSEFAKLLESTIIPEGIEQEDIKSRIYPISAALMSMLPQKLYRYRSCSTLNLDAFDKDLVYAVTADKFNDPYDTLVYYSLDNIQEQMRACCTEEFLEQFKQILETKDFDFPPSVIQFFGRNNLAGLKKQVISCNGINPLTLALFSVAMENILKEILLKMGDTLKVVSTIACLSESIDSVIMWSHYAQNHEGFALEYDLRFLLEQREMNCCILPVIYDNNRFDANSFIQWYIAKSLGLDVKNIDSLSHLKMAIHKSTQWEYENEWRIIHSEKQPAAHSRATSLKIVPKAIYYGERISNIHKKILHYIAQEKGIAEYDMYIDCGSLKYEMLYKPSQF, encoded by the coding sequence ATGCTTCGGAGTGAATTTGCAAAATTGTTAGAATCCACAATAATTCCTGAAGGAATTGAGCAAGAGGACATAAAATCCCGAATCTATCCTATAAGTGCTGCATTGATGTCAATGTTACCACAAAAACTGTATAGATATAGGAGTTGTTCAACATTAAACCTTGATGCTTTTGACAAGGATCTGGTTTATGCTGTTACTGCTGATAAGTTTAATGACCCCTATGACACTCTTGTTTATTATAGTTTGGATAATATTCAAGAGCAAATGAGAGCTTGTTGTACAGAAGAATTTCTTGAACAATTCAAACAGATACTTGAAACTAAAGATTTCGATTTTCCTCCAAGTGTAATCCAATTTTTCGGAAGAAACAATTTGGCAGGTTTAAAAAAACAGGTAATATCGTGTAACGGCATAAATCCATTGACATTAGCTCTTTTTAGTGTTGCAATGGAAAACATATTGAAAGAAATCCTATTAAAAATGGGGGATACATTAAAGGTCGTATCTACAATAGCATGTTTAAGTGAAAGCATAGATTCTGTTATAATGTGGAGTCACTATGCCCAAAATCATGAAGGGTTTGCATTGGAATATGATTTAAGGTTCTTATTAGAACAAAGAGAAATGAATTGTTGTATCTTGCCTGTTATATATGATAATAACCGTTTTGATGCAAATAGCTTTATTCAATGGTATATAGCAAAGAGCTTGGGGCTGGATGTTAAAAATATAGATTCACTATCGCATTTGAAAATGGCTATTCACAAATCCACACAGTGGGAATATGAAAATGAATGGCGTATTATTCATTCAGAGAAACAACCTGCCGCACATTCTCGTGCAACAAGCCTGAAAATTGTTCCTAAAGCAATCTATTATGGAGAGAGAATTTCAAACATCCACAAGAAAATTTTGCATTATATAGCACAAGAAAAAGGAATTGCGGAATATGATATGTACATTGATTGTGGCTCGTTAAAGTATGAGATGTTATATAAGCCATCTCAATTTTGA
- a CDS encoding helix-turn-helix domain-containing protein, with translation MELLTRNNFENWMQKVMERLDRQDEMLLSMQPSGKAPNPMDGIRLFDNQDLCMLLQISKRTLQRYRSIGALPYKTLGKKTYYSEADVLTFLSEHVKDFRKEDTAFYKARIHNFFQK, from the coding sequence ATGGAACTGCTTACCCGCAACAATTTCGAGAACTGGATGCAGAAGGTGATGGAACGGCTCGACCGTCAGGACGAGATGCTGCTATCCATGCAGCCGTCCGGCAAAGCCCCGAACCCGATGGACGGGATCAGGCTTTTCGACAACCAAGACCTGTGCATGCTGCTCCAGATCAGCAAGCGCACCCTGCAACGCTACCGCAGCATCGGCGCGCTGCCCTACAAGACGCTCGGCAAAAAGACCTATTACAGCGAGGCGGACGTGCTGACGTTCCTCTCCGAACATGTAAAGGACTTCCGCAAGGAAGACACAGCCTTCTACAAGGCTCGTATCCATAATTTCTTTCAAAAATAA
- the pheS gene encoding phenylalanine--tRNA ligase subunit alpha gives MIAKIEQLLKEVEALHASNAEELEVLRIKYLSKKGAINDLMADFRNVAADQKKEVGMRLNELKTKAQDKINALKELFESQDNDCDGLDLTRSAYPVELGTRHPLTIVKNEIIDIFARLGFSIAEGPEIEDDWHVFSALNFAEDHPARDMQDTFFIEAHPDVVLRTHTSSVQTRVMETSQPPIRIICPGRVYRNEAISYRAHCFFHQVEALYVDKNVSFTDLKQVLLLFAKEMFGADTKIRLRPSYFPFTEPSAEMDISCNICGGKGCPFCKHTGWVEILGCGMVDPNVLESNGIDSKVYSGYALGMGIERITNLKYQVKDLRMFSENDTRFLKEFEAAY, from the coding sequence ATGATAGCTAAGATTGAACAACTTCTGAAAGAGGTGGAAGCCTTACACGCCTCCAATGCCGAAGAACTCGAAGTTCTCCGCATCAAATACCTAAGTAAGAAGGGAGCCATTAACGACTTAATGGCAGATTTCCGTAATGTAGCTGCCGATCAGAAAAAAGAAGTCGGCATGAGACTGAATGAACTGAAAACAAAAGCGCAAGACAAAATCAACGCGCTGAAAGAATTGTTTGAAAGTCAGGACAATGATTGTGACGGATTGGATTTGACGCGTTCGGCTTATCCCGTGGAACTTGGTACACGCCACCCGCTCACCATTGTAAAGAACGAAATCATCGATATCTTTGCCCGCCTGGGATTCAGCATCGCCGAGGGTCCGGAAATTGAAGATGACTGGCATGTATTCTCGGCACTGAACTTTGCCGAAGATCATCCGGCACGCGATATGCAGGACACTTTCTTTATTGAAGCTCACCCGGACGTTGTATTGCGTACGCATACTTCTTCCGTACAGACCCGTGTGATGGAAACTTCACAACCTCCCATCCGCATCATTTGCCCGGGACGTGTGTATCGTAACGAAGCAATCAGCTATCGCGCACACTGTTTCTTCCATCAGGTAGAAGCGTTGTATGTAGACAAAAACGTATCGTTCACCGACTTGAAACAAGTATTGTTACTTTTCGCTAAAGAAATGTTCGGCGCTGATACAAAGATTCGTCTGCGTCCGTCTTACTTTCCGTTCACTGAACCTAGTGCGGAAATGGACATCAGCTGTAATATCTGCGGCGGTAAGGGTTGTCCGTTCTGTAAACACACCGGCTGGGTAGAAATCCTCGGTTGCGGTATGGTAGACCCGAACGTACTTGAATCTAACGGTATAGACAGCAAAGTATACAGCGGTTATGCTCTCGGTATGGGTATCGAGCGTATCACAAACCTGAAATATCAGGTGAAAGACCTCCGTATGTTCTCTGAAAATGATACTCGCTTCCTGAAAGAATTCGAAGCGGCATATTAA
- a CDS encoding DUF4099 domain-containing protein translates to MAKKKDEKDVLVVRDEKTGEISVVAGLNADGSPKRIPAKAENAQSFLQFDRHGNVLDNFFKNFFRQCKEPSRFGFYRVAADQADKLLEIIKDLLKDPDGNKEMLAPHKVDTSGYEKKIQEEQSAEKQEQPEQKQDDEPKKQEEMEQKNEQNQESPQQTQGNRGYQPIDESKINWQELEEKWGVKRDDLEKSGDLNRMLNYGKSDLVRVSPNFGGEAFELDARLSFKKDGEGNVSLVPHFIRKEQKLNEYKEHKFSDDDRKNLRETGNLGRVVDLVDRETGEIIPSFVSIDRKTNEITDVPANKVRIPERIGKTEITKQEQDMLRAGLPVRDKLIERKDGRKFVTTLQVNVEQRGVEFVPGTGRSPRTAQTQEKQAHGQAQGAENATATRKEQRRNTWTNADGSIRPISKWSGVDFTEQQKADYVAGKAVKLENVTDKQGFHATMYIRFNPEKGRPYRYDTNPDNAQKVAPSNESRTQVAVNSEGKTNEATKNLKEPLRKGQTAPKDTAQQQQQEKPQKKNNKGMKM, encoded by the coding sequence ATGGCAAAGAAAAAAGACGAAAAGGACGTGCTGGTTGTCCGTGACGAGAAGACGGGCGAAATCAGCGTGGTAGCCGGGCTGAACGCCGACGGCTCCCCCAAGCGCATCCCCGCGAAAGCGGAGAACGCGCAGAGTTTCCTGCAATTCGACCGGCACGGCAACGTGCTGGACAACTTTTTCAAGAACTTCTTCCGGCAGTGCAAGGAACCCAGCCGCTTCGGTTTCTACCGTGTCGCGGCGGACCAAGCCGACAAGCTATTGGAGATTATCAAGGACTTGCTGAAAGACCCCGACGGCAACAAGGAGATGCTTGCTCCCCACAAGGTGGACACCTCCGGCTACGAAAAGAAAATACAGGAGGAGCAGTCCGCCGAAAAGCAGGAACAACCGGAACAGAAACAAGATGACGAACCTAAAAAACAGGAAGAAATGGAACAGAAAAACGAACAGAATCAGGAAAGCCCGCAGCAGACGCAGGGCAACCGGGGCTACCAGCCTATCGACGAGAGCAAGATCAACTGGCAGGAGTTGGAGGAGAAATGGGGCGTAAAGCGCGACGACCTTGAAAAGTCGGGCGACCTTAACAGGATGCTCAACTACGGCAAGTCCGACTTGGTGAGGGTGTCGCCCAATTTCGGCGGAGAGGCTTTCGAGCTGGACGCCCGCCTCTCCTTCAAGAAGGACGGCGAGGGCAACGTCAGCCTTGTGCCGCACTTCATCCGCAAGGAGCAGAAGCTCAACGAGTACAAGGAACACAAGTTCTCCGACGACGACCGGAAGAACCTACGCGAAACGGGCAACCTCGGCAGGGTCGTGGACCTCGTGGACAGGGAAACGGGCGAGATCATCCCCTCGTTCGTCAGCATCGACCGCAAGACGAACGAAATCACGGATGTCCCGGCAAACAAGGTGCGCATACCGGAACGCATCGGCAAGACGGAAATCACCAAGCAGGAGCAGGACATGCTGCGTGCCGGGCTGCCCGTGCGCGACAAGCTCATCGAGCGCAAGGACGGCAGGAAGTTCGTCACCACCCTGCAAGTGAACGTGGAGCAGCGCGGCGTGGAGTTCGTGCCGGGAACCGGCAGATCGCCCCGTACCGCACAGACACAGGAGAAGCAAGCGCATGGTCAGGCACAGGGCGCAGAAAACGCCACAGCCACCCGGAAGGAGCAACGCCGCAACACGTGGACGAACGCCGACGGCAGCATCCGCCCCATCAGCAAATGGAGCGGCGTGGACTTCACCGAGCAGCAGAAAGCCGACTACGTGGCTGGCAAAGCCGTGAAATTGGAGAATGTGACCGACAAGCAGGGCTTCCACGCCACGATGTACATCAGGTTCAATCCGGAGAAGGGACGCCCGTACCGCTACGACACCAACCCCGACAACGCTCAGAAGGTCGCCCCGTCCAACGAGAGCCGCACGCAGGTGGCAGTGAACAGCGAGGGCAAGACCAACGAGGCTACCAAGAACCTGAAGGAGCCGTTGCGGAAGGGACAGACCGCCCCGAAGGACACCGCACAGCAACAGCAGCAGGAGAAGCCGCAAAAGAAAAACAATAAGGGCATGAAGATGTAA
- a CDS encoding helix-turn-helix domain-containing protein: MEIVSIEKKTFEMMVASFNALAEKVAALRRRSDGGRMERWLTGEEVCGQLRISPRTLQTLRDRRLIGYSQINRRFYYKPEEVKRLIPLVGTLYPGGK, from the coding sequence ATGGAAATAGTATCTATCGAGAAAAAGACCTTCGAGATGATGGTGGCGTCCTTCAACGCCCTCGCGGAGAAGGTAGCCGCCCTGAGGCGCAGGAGCGACGGCGGGCGGATGGAAAGGTGGCTCACGGGCGAGGAGGTCTGCGGGCAGTTGAGGATCAGCCCGCGCACGTTGCAAACCTTGCGTGACAGGCGGCTTATCGGCTACTCGCAGATTAACCGCAGGTTCTATTACAAGCCGGAGGAGGTCAAAAGGCTCATTCCGCTTGTCGGCACGCTCTATCCCGGCGGAAAATGA
- the nth gene encoding endonuclease III, whose product MRKKERYEKVIAWFQKNVPVAETELHYNNPYELLIAVILSAQCTDKRVNMITPPLYKDFPTPETLAATTPEVIFEYIRSVSYPNNKAKHLVGMAKMLVNDFNSQVPDNLDDLIKLPGVGRKTANVIQSVVFNKAAMAVDTHVFRVSHRIGLVPGSCTTPFSVEKELVKNIPEKLIPIAHHWLILHGRYVCQARTPKCDTCGLQMTCKYFCNTYKVTKEEPKAKNK is encoded by the coding sequence ATGAGAAAGAAAGAACGTTATGAGAAAGTAATCGCCTGGTTTCAGAAGAATGTGCCTGTAGCCGAAACCGAACTGCATTACAACAATCCGTATGAGTTGCTGATCGCTGTTATTCTTTCTGCACAATGTACGGACAAACGGGTGAATATGATCACTCCCCCTTTGTATAAAGACTTTCCGACTCCGGAAACACTGGCAGCCACTACGCCGGAAGTTATTTTCGAATATATACGAAGTGTGTCCTATCCGAACAACAAAGCCAAACATCTGGTCGGTATGGCAAAGATGCTGGTGAATGACTTCAATAGTCAGGTGCCCGACAATCTGGATGATTTGATAAAGTTGCCCGGTGTAGGAAGAAAAACCGCCAATGTCATCCAGTCGGTTGTGTTCAATAAAGCTGCAATGGCAGTAGATACACACGTATTCCGTGTCAGCCACCGCATCGGACTGGTGCCGGGCAGTTGCACCACTCCGTTCAGTGTGGAAAAAGAATTGGTGAAGAATATTCCGGAAAAACTCATACCGATTGCCCACCATTGGCTCATTCTGCACGGTCGTTATGTTTGTCAGGCACGCACTCCCAAATGTGACACCTGTGGTTTGCAAATGACGTGCAAATATTTCTGTAACACCTATAAAGTTACGAAAGAGGAACCAAAAGCCAAGAATAAATAA
- a CDS encoding tyrosine-type recombinase/integrase, with amino-acid sequence MSEQFIYQSVFAPYFKDFLAMKESQVSDIGRIKWMLLEFDKFFVNSNIRDVFITKSMIDAWKCTRIHDKKKTLYDKVSMFRQFCLYLCHIGKECYIPKLPKKEYSDFTPYVFTRGQIQDIFETCDKQRMYSHNIYCNLFALPTLYRILYATGIRIGEAISIRNRDVDLRRNCIIVRKTKNKMERLIPLSGSLSKVLQQYLEYRNKMPLPDVDAPDKFLLISPSGRPLSSCTVLGGFKKVLEKCNIPCSSNRSGGACIHSLRHTFAVHSLAKMVQEGMDIYCALPLLSVFLGHKTLKGTETYVRLTQDMFPDILLKQTTITRFVYPEMNVITDSNI; translated from the coding sequence ATGTCTGAACAATTCATATATCAAAGCGTGTTCGCTCCTTATTTTAAGGATTTTCTTGCGATGAAAGAGAGTCAAGTTTCCGACATTGGACGGATAAAGTGGATGCTCTTGGAGTTTGACAAGTTCTTCGTTAATAGCAACATCAGGGATGTGTTCATAACTAAAAGCATGATTGATGCATGGAAGTGCACCCGCATACATGACAAAAAGAAAACCCTCTATGACAAGGTGTCCATGTTCCGGCAGTTTTGCCTATACTTATGCCACATAGGAAAAGAATGCTATATACCCAAGTTACCAAAGAAGGAATATTCGGATTTTACTCCTTATGTGTTTACTCGTGGACAGATACAGGATATATTTGAAACCTGTGACAAGCAAAGGATGTATAGTCATAATATATATTGTAATCTTTTTGCATTACCTACTTTATATAGAATCTTATATGCTACAGGGATTAGAATCGGAGAAGCCATATCCATTAGGAATCGGGATGTTGATTTGAGAAGGAATTGCATCATTGTTCGGAAGACAAAGAACAAGATGGAAAGGCTTATTCCTTTAAGTGGCTCCCTGTCCAAGGTTCTACAACAGTATTTGGAATATCGCAATAAGATGCCCTTGCCAGATGTTGATGCCCCGGACAAGTTCCTGTTAATATCTCCATCAGGACGACCGTTATCTTCTTGCACTGTCTTGGGCGGTTTTAAGAAAGTGTTGGAAAAATGCAATATACCCTGTTCGAGCAACCGTTCCGGAGGAGCCTGCATACATAGTCTCAGACATACTTTTGCCGTCCATTCCCTTGCAAAGATGGTGCAAGAAGGAATGGACATATATTGTGCGCTTCCCCTTTTGTCGGTCTTCTTGGGGCATAAGACGTTGAAAGGGACTGAAACCTACGTGCGCCTGACACAAGACATGTTTCCCGATATTCTATTGAAACAAACTACCATAACACGGTTTGTATATCCTGAAATGAACGTAATAACAGATTCAAACATATAG
- a CDS encoding site-specific integrase, giving the protein MDNKNHFESKVSDFLEALRKAGYSESTIRQYKKTCRLFIVYMDINYIQDCNVESINLFLKTMPQEKTRLIHGTNYRLLLFVNYLTDRTIQKPVVRYVIRKFSGEIGGIMTKYLHLLEEQRLSPKTIDGYEHVFSYFLRHLSLRNVFRISDIGEDDVLTFISSSQNSKQRVLATMRVFCRYLYEQKLINKNIDYVIGRNRYVVKEKLPSTYTCEEVLQIESSVNQSTPVGKRDYAMLLLATRLGLRSSDIAGLQFSNLDWDRNIIRLIQYKTKREIELPLLKDVGEAIINYVKYGRPSSSSKQIFLSSLAPYNPVNGAVVSLSVRKIICHSRIDTRDRKKGPHAMRHTLASQLLRNGVSLPVISETLGHKTTQTTMGYLRIDIDGLMKCVLEVPDVPSDFYTQKGGLFYV; this is encoded by the coding sequence ATGGACAATAAAAATCATTTTGAATCCAAAGTTTCGGATTTTTTAGAAGCGTTGCGTAAAGCCGGATATTCAGAATCGACTATCCGACAGTATAAAAAGACCTGTCGTCTTTTTATCGTTTACATGGATATAAACTACATACAAGACTGTAATGTAGAATCCATCAATTTGTTTTTAAAGACTATGCCACAAGAAAAAACGCGGTTGATACATGGAACCAATTATCGATTGCTGCTATTCGTTAATTATCTTACGGATAGAACTATCCAAAAACCAGTTGTGAGATACGTTATACGCAAATTCTCAGGAGAAATAGGAGGCATTATGACAAAATACCTTCATCTCTTGGAAGAACAAAGACTATCTCCTAAAACGATAGATGGCTACGAACATGTATTTAGCTATTTTCTCAGGCATTTGTCTTTGAGGAATGTATTCCGTATCTCAGATATAGGTGAGGATGATGTGCTAACTTTTATATCTTCCAGCCAAAACAGTAAACAAAGAGTATTGGCAACGATGCGTGTATTTTGTCGTTACCTGTACGAACAAAAGCTTATCAATAAGAATATTGATTATGTGATAGGAAGAAACCGTTATGTTGTAAAAGAAAAACTACCGTCAACATACACTTGTGAAGAAGTCTTGCAAATAGAATCTTCGGTAAATCAATCCACTCCTGTAGGAAAACGAGATTACGCCATGCTCCTATTAGCGACACGGTTAGGACTACGTTCCTCCGATATTGCTGGATTACAATTCAGTAATTTAGATTGGGATAGAAACATTATCCGCCTGATACAGTACAAGACTAAGCGTGAAATAGAATTGCCGCTATTAAAGGATGTGGGGGAAGCTATTATAAATTATGTAAAATATGGCAGACCAAGTTCTTCTTCCAAACAGATATTCCTATCCTCTTTAGCCCCATATAATCCTGTGAATGGGGCGGTAGTTTCTTTGTCGGTCAGAAAGATTATCTGCCATTCAAGAATAGATACAAGGGATAGAAAAAAAGGCCCTCACGCAATGAGACATACTTTAGCCAGCCAGCTATTGCGTAATGGCGTATCACTGCCCGTCATTTCTGAAACATTGGGACACAAAACTACGCAAACGACAATGGGCTATCTTCGGATAGACATTGATGGTTTGATGAAATGTGTCCTTGAAGTTCCGGATGTCCCATCCGATTTCTACACACAGAAAGGAGGTTTGTTCTATGTCTGA
- a CDS encoding site-specific integrase — MRTTDSAKHLTSFFTEYLIGEKGVSPNTIRSYSESFSLLLNFLDEQVNIKADNLRLEHITRKMVLNFLDWLQDTKKSSNATRNQRLAALRSFCTYMQYEDVKHLEQWQEILSIKVKTHEKRSVNYLSIDGIRLLLAQIPINTKKGRRDLALISLLYDSGARVQELIDLTPASLKLEKPCHVTLFGKGRKKRIVPLQDEQVNLLRSYMEENRLDLSGFNQRPLFFNSCGRKLTNSGISYILNNYINHARIQNPELIPEKISPHTLRHSKAMHLLQAGVNLVYIRDILGHVSIQTTEIYARADSKQKREALESAYVNMIPNDITERSWEKDQELKIWLRNLSK; from the coding sequence ATGAGAACAACAGATTCTGCAAAGCATTTAACGTCCTTTTTCACAGAGTACCTTATCGGAGAAAAGGGCGTAAGCCCTAATACCATACGGTCATACAGCGAATCATTTAGCTTGCTGTTAAACTTTCTGGACGAACAGGTAAACATAAAGGCTGATAATCTTAGATTGGAACATATTACCAGAAAAATGGTTTTAAACTTCCTTGATTGGTTACAAGACACGAAAAAATCGAGTAACGCGACAAGAAATCAAAGATTGGCGGCATTACGTTCTTTTTGTACGTATATGCAATATGAGGATGTAAAGCATCTGGAACAATGGCAAGAGATATTATCCATCAAGGTAAAAACACATGAAAAAAGAAGTGTCAATTATCTCAGCATAGATGGTATTAGGCTTTTATTGGCACAAATACCAATCAACACGAAAAAAGGACGGCGGGATTTAGCTTTGATATCCCTACTCTATGATAGTGGAGCCAGAGTACAAGAATTAATAGACTTGACACCCGCATCTTTGAAATTGGAAAAGCCTTGTCATGTCACCTTATTTGGTAAAGGACGCAAAAAAAGAATTGTCCCTTTACAAGACGAACAAGTGAATTTACTACGCAGTTATATGGAAGAAAATCGTTTAGACCTGTCCGGTTTTAATCAAAGACCTCTTTTCTTTAACAGTTGTGGCAGAAAGCTGACAAACTCTGGCATATCTTATATCTTGAACAATTATATTAATCACGCCCGAATACAAAATCCGGAACTTATACCGGAAAAAATAAGCCCGCATACTTTACGGCACAGTAAAGCTATGCACTTGTTACAAGCTGGTGTAAATTTGGTCTATATTCGTGATATTTTAGGACATGTATCTATACAAACTACTGAAATATATGCTCGGGCTGATTCTAAACAAAAAAGAGAGGCTTTGGAATCAGCTTATGTTAATATGATACCAAACGATATAACAGAACGTTCATGGGAAAAAGACCAAGAACTTAAGATATGGCTAAGGAATCTATCTAAATGA